The Tursiops truncatus isolate mTurTru1 chromosome 6, mTurTru1.mat.Y, whole genome shotgun sequence genome includes a window with the following:
- the TUSC1 gene encoding tumor suppressor candidate gene 1 protein has product MWRMRGGATRRGSCGGGDSRGQGRPGRVRGGGGSGGWRGRAGGARQQLEERFADLAASHLEAIRARDERDRQNARLREENARLRLENRRLKRENRSLFRQALRLPGEGGDGAYAEAARATPSPEEASTNRRARGGGPEDEQGSPRALRARLEKLEAMYRRALLQLHLEQRGPRPRGDKEETCPRRPDSGQRTPEPEPEPSEPWL; this is encoded by the coding sequence ATGTGGCGCATGCGTGGTGGCGCCACCAGGCGCGGGAGCTGCGGCGGAGGGGACAGCCGCGGGCAGGGCCGCCCGGGCCGCGTTCGTGGGGGTGGCGGCAGCGGGGGCTGGCGAGGCCGCGCGGGCGGCGCTAGACAGCAGCTGGAGGAGCGGTTCGCCGACTTGGCGGCGAGCCACCTAGAGGCCATCCGCGCGCGGGACGAGCGGGACCGACAGAACGCGCGGCTGCGTGAGGAGAACGCCCGACTGCGGCTCGAGAACCGGCGGCTGAAGCGCGAGAACCGCAGTCTCTTCCGTCAGGCCTTGCGGCTTCCCGGCGAGGGTGGTGACGGGGCGTACGCGGAGGCGGCGAGGGCGACCCCGAGCCCCGAAGAGGCCAGCACGAACAGGAGAGCTAGGGGCGGCGGCCCCGAGGACGAGCAGGGCAGCCCCAGGGCCCTGAGAGCCCGGCTTGAGAAGCTGGAGGCCATGTACCGCCGGGCCCTGCTGCAGTTGCACCTCGAGCAGCGGGGGCCGCGCCCGCGTGGGGACAAGGAGGAGACCTGTCCACGCAGACCCGACTCAGGCCAGCGAACCCCGGAACCCGAGCCCGAACCCTCGGAACCCTGGCTGTAG